The genomic interval ATACGCTCTTTCAACAGATTCAAACCTGGAAGTTCGGCTATTGCCATTTTTACGGGTTTATTTTTGTTTACATCATTGCAAATGCAGGCACAAACTGAGGTGCAACAAGTAAATCTGCAAGAAGCTATTCAACTGGCTTTGCAGAACAATGAGCGGATAAAATCTGCTACCTACGAAGTAGAAGCACAGAAAACCTTAAAAGCGGCCGCATTTGATCCTGGGAAAACTAACCTTCTCTGGATGCGGGGACAATACAACAGCATCCGGACGGATAATAACTTCACGATCACGCAGGATATTCCTTTTCCTGGTACTATTCCCAGTCAGCTCAACTTATACAGAGCAGAAGTAAGAAGCCGGGAATCGGAACTGGCCATAGCCCGCAATGAACTGATACGGGATGTAAAAAACACATATAACCAACTCACGTTTATTGCGTCCAGACAACAATTATTGTTGGAGCAGGATAGTTTATTTACTGGCTTTGTAAGGGCTGCCGACGTCCGATTCAGAACCGGCGAGACAAATCAACTGGAAAAAGTAAGTGCAGAATCGGAGTTGTTTGAAGTGAAAAACCTGTTGCTGCAAAATGAATCTGATTACAAAATTGCCTTAGCTCAGTTTCGCATCTTATTAAACCATAACCGGCCGGTAGATATTGCAGAAAGAACTCTTTCCAAAAAGACCTTACTGATTCCGGCTGATACCCTGAGTGCCATTCAAAGCAATCCGGCACTGGCACAAGGACGGCAGCAAATAGAAGTGGGCAAACGTACAGAAAAGGTGATGCGCAACCACCTGCTGCCAGACTTTTCCCTGGGCTATTTTAATCAATCGCTCATTGGTTTTCAGAATGCCACTGGCACCGAACAGTATTATGGGCCAGACAAACGCTTTACCGGATTCCAGGTAGGCATGTCTTTTCCGTTGTGGTTCAGGCCATATACCGCCCGGATCTCAGCCGCTCATACGCAGACTAAAGTTGCTACTTCAAAAGCACAAGTTATTGAAAACCAGCTCCGGAGTCAGTATGAAGCTACTATTGGCCAATATACTAAGTACACAACCAGCCTGGCGTATTACGAATCGAATGCTTTACCTACTGCTGACCTGATTTTGCAGAATGCCCAGAAAGCTTTTCAGGCCGGAGAAATCGGGTATGTAGAATATTTAAACGGACTCAACCGGGCACTCACCATCCGGAATAATTACTTAAGCCTTTTACATCAATATAATCAGGCAGTAATCGAAGTTGAATTCCTGATGGGGAAGAATGAGTAAAATGTTTAGTCTCCGGTTCTATAGTAAACCATAAAAATAAAACGCTTGTAATTATATCTGATAGCTATATGAAATTTCAAAATTATATTCAACTATATATTTCTGTCCTGTTGTTAGTTCTTTCCCTTAGCTTTAGCAGCTGTTCTGCTAATGAACCTGCAGAGGAAGCAACCCAGACAGATACTTCGAGCAGTGAAGAGAAAACTAATATTGTTTCGCTTACGCAAGCACAATATCAGAATGCTGGTATTACACTAGGCAACATAGAAAGCCGGAGCCTGAGCAGTAATATTCAGGTGAATGGTGTACTGGATGTTCCCCCACAGAATCTGGTGAGCATTTCAACTCCGCTGGGTGGCTTTGTTCGGAAAACAGACTTGCTGCAAGGCATGCGGGTTCGCAAAGGGCAATTGCTGGCCGTAATTGAAAACCAGGATTTTATTCAGTTGCAGCAAGATTACCTGGAAAGCAAAAGTAAATTAGAGTATCTGGACCTGGAATATAAACGCCAGCAGGAGCTTAGCCAGGAAAATGTAAGTGCCGCCAAAACTTTTCAACAAACCACGGCTGATTATAAAAGTATGCAAGCCAAAGTACATGCCTTAGAAGAAAGGATGAGACTGGCTGGTCTTTCACTTTCGGCAGTGCAACAAGGCAAAATCAGCAGTACCGTACCAGTGTATGCACCTATCAGTGGGTATGTAGCCGATGTAAATGTAAATATTGGCAAGTTTGTGCAGCCCACTGATGTGATGTTTACTATTATCGACACGGAGCATTTGCATGTAGAACTTACCGTATTTGAAAAAGATGTTCCCAGCCTGAAAGAAGGCCAGAAGGTGCGGTATATATTGGTAAATGACCCTTCAAAAGAAAGAACAGCCGAGGTTTACCTGATCGGAAGGCAGATCAGTGCGGAGCGTACAGTACGGGTACATGCCCACAAAGATACTGAGGAGCCTCAGATGTTACCCGGCATGTTTGTAAAAGCAGTGATCGAAACCGGAGGCCGCCAGGTAAGCAGTTTACCTCAGGAAGCAGTCGTGCATACGAATGGAAAAGATTACATTTTTATTTACCAGCAAGCCCAGAAGCAAGGTTCTGATACCCTACATGTGTTCGAGCAGGTTGAGGTAACGAAAGGACTTCAGGAAAACGAATATGTGGAAGTAAATTCTGTTGAAAATATGCCTTTACAGGGAAAACAAATTGTAACAAAGGGCGCTTTTTCCCTACTCTCTCACTTGCAGAATGGCGGTAGTGCTGAGGGAGAACATGAGCTATAGGAGTTGTTCAATAGTTGAATTCTTTATTTGAATAGATCTTACAAAGATCAGCCATCAAAACACAAGGAAAATAAGCCTTTCTTGTGTTTTGATGGCTGATCTACTTGCTTTTACTAAGTAAGCTTGCTACAATTATTTCTGCCCTCTAATAATAATGCATTAACTGATATTAGACAAAAGAAGTATCGTCTTCCATTCATTTGTTTGTTTCCTATATTATTTTGAATTTTACCTGCCAGATAAATAATAAAATAAAATTTTGCTTTTTAATTTAACGATAAAATATAATTTCGCAGATCAGTGAATGGCGATTACTTATACCTAAACCTATCAGTACTAAATAATGGATGCAGATCAATTAACTTTTTCTGATCAGGGATACATCCGGCTTACCCAAAATAAAGACCTCCAGTATGAGCAGGAACTCATCTTATGGAGGGATTTTAAAAATGGCGATATGGCAGCTTATGCAACCATTTATAAAAAATATTTTCTGGTACTTTACCAATACGGAAAAAAGATAAGCAACGACCCTGAAGTGGTAAAAGACACCATTCAGGATTTGTTCATTAAACTCTGGAATAACCGGGAAAATTTAAAAGAAACAACTTCCATCAAATACTATTTGCTTACTTCATTAAAAAGAAAACTTATTGATAGCTTAAGAAGTCCACAAGCCAGATTTGAAGCCCATACAGAATCCTTGGAACAGGATTTATTTGTAATAGGAGAACCAGAAGAAGAAATTCTCTCAAAAAAAGAAGATGTACTGAAAGCATTAAACCGGCTCTCTACTCATCAGCAAAAATTAGTGCAGCTGAAATTCTATAAAAATTTATCTAACCATGAAATAGCCCAGGAAATGGGTATCACCATACAATCGGTGTATAATTCGGTATTTAAAACCTTAAAATCGCTCCGCAACCAGTTATCCATTCTAATTATTGCTTTACTCCTTCATTTGTAGCATAGGAAAATTAGATCAATTCACCGGCGAAGAAATATTGCCTCATCAAATTCTTCGTTGATTTTGACTGCTAAGGTTTTAAATCTTTCAATCACTTTACCTTCTTTATAACCAGTAAAAGTGTAGGGGATCATGAGGCCATCCTTAAGCTGATAGTCTGCATATATTTTATAAAATTGGGGATACTCTCTACTAGAAACAGCATGAACCAGATACGTTTTTGCATCCATATACAGGTTAACCGTACTATTAAACTTTTTATCATAAAGTACTAGCTGATAGCAGTTTTTTCCATAGACTTCCACAAATCCGTTGTACTGTATTTCTGCCTCTGCCATCTTTAACAAAATAAAATGGGTAGGACCTAAACCTGAAAATGGTTGACTATTAAGAACGCCTTGGTGTATATTATCAGGGAATTTTATCCCGGGACCAGGGTCAGAGCCATTAAATAAATTATACCCTCTGCTTTCATGGGCAGTCATGAGAAATACGGCCGTTAATTTATCATCTGTCGTTCTATCAAATTCACTATCTGTAAACATTTCAATCCGGTAATTATCAGGATACTGGTAATACGTGACGGTTGGATGCTCTTTTATCTCGTCTTCTTTTGCGTAATCTGTGATGGAGCGGGGTGAAAAGGAAACCTGGCCGGCAGACTGGGTAAGAATATAGCTATTTATTTTTTTCCAGGCTTCTATTCCTCCAGCATTATCAAAGTGAAGCTTTAAAATAGAATCTGCTTTTGAAGGCTGTGCCTTTGCTGTGAATGCCAGAAGGGACAAGGTTAGCAAAAGCCATACTTGCGTTACATATTGTTTCATAGCTTAAGGTGTATAATATTAGATTAAATGGCTTCGCTAACAAGCAAATAGTCTGAACGCTATATCTTAAAAATAAAAAACTTAAAAAATATTTACAAAAGGCAGGTTAGATTTTTTACACCTCCCCGTTTGGCTTGTAAACAGGCTATCCTGCATGAGTTATCAGTACTACACGGCCAATGATTTTGCACTTGACCCAGACTTTCGTCAGTGGGTAATACAGCCAACGGAGGAAAACGCCCGGTTCTGGAATAACTGGATACAGGAGCATCCCGGAAAACAGGCAGAAATTGCAACAGCAGTTGAATTGGTGCGTGTTGCAGGTTTACCAGCCGATGCTGTAGCCAATCAGGCTTTCCTGGAAGTTTGGACAAATCTTCAGGTTAATGCCAGGCAACAAGTGAAAACGCGCCGGATTGAATCGGTCCTGCGTTATTCCCGGATGGCTGCTATCTGGATCGGCTTTATGCTGCTGGCCGGATACTTATTCTGGAAATTGGATCAACCGGCAGGACCTGTTATTCATACCACTGGTTTTGGAGAGATCAAGAAAATAACTTTAGCTGACGGATCACATATTACACTTAATGCCAATTCTTCCATTCGCTTAGCAGATAAAAACTGGCGAAATGCTGCTTCCAGAGAGGTTTTTCTGACAGGAGAAGCCTTTTTTGAAGTAGCCAAAACCAAAGACAAAAAAAGCTTTACCGTTACCACTGCCGATAGTATAAGGGTACAAGTACTGGGTACAGAATTTAATGTAAACACCCGCCGGGAGAAAACAGCTGTTTACCTGCAATCCGGCAAAGTCCAACTCAAGGCCAGTGCCATACAACTGGTGATGAAACCCGGAGATTTTGCTCATTATAACAAAGATGATAAACAATTGAAGGTAGCACTGATGAAAGAAGAAAGTCAGTTAGCCTGGAAAAACAACCTTTTTGTATTTGATGATACGCCTTTACTGGATATCGCCCAGGAACTGGAAGATATCTATGGGATTAAAGTACATATTTCAGATACTTTCCTGGCTCAAAAAAGATTTACTGCCAAAGTACCTCGCAATAAGGTAGATGTGCTGCTGAAAGTACTGGCTGAAACCTTACAGGTGGACATAAAAAGGCAGAACAAAGAGGTGCAGATACAGTCCAGAAATACACCGGTGAAATGATAGTATAGTCATATTGGAATTTCAAACATACCATTTACTTAAACCTTAATTCTGTTTACTATGGTCTACACTTTACGAAGGTCCATAAAAGCTGTACTGGCTTTTATGTGCAGCATCTGCCTGTTTCAGATGGCCAGCGCCCAGGATTTATCTTATGTCAAACACGAAAACAGCAAACGTATCCAGCAGGAAACTACTGAGAAATTACTGCTTACGGTCATACATGATCTGGAGAAAGAACTGCATGTAAACTTCGCCTACCAGAAAAAGCATCTGAATGGAAAGTATGTGCAATATAAGCCTATGAATGGCAAAAGTCTGGAAACATATCTGGCAGAAGTATTGAATCCGCTGAAGTTAACCTTCAAAAAAGTGGAAAATATTTATGTGATTCAGCCCATGGAAGAAGGAGTTTACCAGATAAAACCCCAGTCTAATCTACCCATACCAGCTACCTATTCTGCCTCTGCCTTTGCAGTTACCATTACTGGCAACGTTACTTCACAGGACGATGGGCAAGCGCTACCGGGTGTGAATGTGCTGCTGAAAGGCTCTACTACCGGTACTACCACTGACCCAGATGGCAACTACAGCCTAAGTGTGCCAGATGCAGAAGGTACCCTGGTATTTTCATTTATTGGTTATGCCCCGCAGGAAGTAGCCATCGGTGGCCGTACTACCATTAATGTGGTGATGGCACAGGAAGCACAGGCATTGAACGAAGTTGTGGTAACCGCTTTGGGTATTGAACGGGAGAAAAAAGCCCTTGCCTATTCAGTGAGCGAAGTAAAAGGCAGCGAATTTACCCAGGCCCGGGAAGTAAATGTAGCCAATGCTTTATCTGGTAAAATTGCCGGGGTAAATGCTACTGGTATGGCAACCGGTCCTGGTGGTTCCAGCCGCATCATTATCCGGGGAAATGGGTCACTGGCCGGAAATAACCAGCCTTTGTATGTGATCAATGGGATGCCCATCGATAACTCTATTCCCGGCGGCGGTACTACTACCGGTGGAGAAGGCATCAACGTAGACCGGGGTGATGGCATTGCCGGCATCAATCCGGATGATATTGAGTCTATTTCAGTACTAAAAGGAGGTCCGGCAGCAGCTTTATATGGTTCCAGAGCAGCCAACGGAGTTATTTTGATCACCACCAAAAAAGGGAGAGCCCAGAAAGGGATCGGTGTAGAATACAATACCACCTTAACCCTGGAATCGCCTTCTATCTATCCAAAATACCAGTATGAGTACGGGCAAGGATTCGACGGAAGAAAACCTTTAACACGGGCAGAAGCCTTAAGTTCCGGACGTTTGTCGTATGGAGCCAGAATGGATGGGTTGCCTTCTATTCAATTTGATGGTGTAGAACGTCCTTATTCGCCGGTAAACGTTAAAGATAATATCAAGAATTTTTACAGAACAGGCTCTACATATGTCAATACGGTTGCCCTGACTGGCGGAAATGAATCGATTAATTATCGCTTTTCCCTATCCGATACTGATGCCAAGAGTCTTCAGCCTAATTCTAAATTCAACCGAAAAACGGCCAACCTGAACCTGAATGCTTTTCTAGGAAAAAAACTGAGCATTGAAGCGGTAGCCCAGTATAATCTGGAAAAAGCCCATAACCGCCCAGATGTTGGCTATGCTGATGTGAATGCTGCCTGGTCTACTTACCTGCTTGCCAATACGGTGGATATCCGCAGTTTGTCTCCTGGGTATGATGAAAATGGAAAGGAGATTGAATGGAACCCGGTGCCTATCGCCAACAATGCCTACTTTGTAACCAACCGCTTTCAGAACGATGATACCAAAAACCGCTTTATCGGACAGGCCAACATCCGTTATGCCATTTTAGACAACCTATCGATCCGGGGAAGTGTGAGCAAAGATTTTTATAACTTCAATTATGTAGGCGTCACGCCAACCGGCACTGCTTACTCTCCGCTGGGCGGATATGAATCTATTAAATCGGAAGTATCGGAAACTAACTCCATGCTTACTTTAAATTATAATACGAGTATTGCCGGCAGTTTCAACTTTTCTGCGATGGCAGGAGGTAACATTCAGAGAGGACTAAACAATGAAACATCGATCAGCGGAAGCCAGTTTATTATTCCTTATTTTTATAGCTATACCAACCTGAGTACCTTAACTACCCGGCCCAACAACCGGAGAACCGGGATTAACTCCGTATTCGGATCAGCAGATGTAGATTACAAAGGAATTATTTTCCTGAGTTTTACCGGCCGGCAAGACTGGTTTTCTACCTTAAGTGCGCAAAACAATAGCATATTTTATCCATCCATAGGCGGAAGTTTGGTACTATCGGAAGCCATTCAACTGCCCTCATCTATTAGCTTTTTAAAACTCAGAGGTTCCTGGGCACAGGTGGGTGGTGCTACGCCAGATCCTTATATCATTAACCAGACGTTCAGTATGGTGCAAGGCGGGCATAATGGCCGTCCGGTACAAGCTATTTCTTCTACCCTGCTAAATAATCCGGACTTACGGCCTTTAACGTCCACTACCTCTGAAATTGGTATTGATTTGCAATTGCTCAACAAACGTTTAGGATTGGATGTAACGCTGTATAACCGTAAAACCACAGATGATATTGTGCAAACTGATATTTCTACCGCTTCCGGCTATACCAGGGCTCTGTTAAATGTGGGAGAATTGAGTAACAAGGGAATTGAAGTATTGCTGACTGGTTCACCAGTGAGAACGGAAAAGTTTAGCTGGGATGTAAGCTATAATATGGCGTATAATAAGAGTGAAATTGTACAACTGGCAGAAGGGCTGAACTCAGTAGGCGTTGCCAATGGAATAGGCGGTGCCACGATCACCAATGAAGTAGGCCGGCCGTATGGCATCATTAAAGGATACAAAATTAAAACCAATGCGAACGGACAAGTGGTATTCAATACCAACAGCGGCTACGAAGTACGAAGTGATCTGATGGAACTTGGCCTGGGTGTACCTCCGCTTACCATGGGATTGACTAATAACTTTTCCTACAAAAACTTTTCTTTGAGTGTATTGCTGGATGGCAAGTTTGGCAACAAAATCTACTCTAACTTAAACCAGTATGCCTACCGCTTCGGCTTACTAAAAGAAACCCTTCCTGGCCGGGACAATGGTTTAACACTCAACGGGGTAGATGAAGAAGGCAACCCTTATGAAAGAGTGGTGCCAATTGAGCAACTGGACACTTATTATGACAACCGCAAAAACTACACAGACCTGTTTGTGTATGACGGAAGTTTTATAAAACTGCGCCAGGTGATTTTGAGCTATAACCTGCCGGTAAGCTATATTAAATTCATCCGGATACAATCGGCTTCCCTTTCTCTGGTAGGCCGCAACCTGGCCATCCTGTATAGTCATGCGACCAACTCCGATCCGGAATCCAGCTATACTAGTGGCAACGGACAAGGCCTGGAAGCATTGAGTATACCCCGGACCAGAAGTTATGGCTTGAATCTATTAGTAAAATTCTAACTTTTTGACCTCCAAACTCATGAAAAAGAATTTCTTTAACATATTCAC from Rhodocytophaga rosea carries:
- a CDS encoding efflux RND transporter periplasmic adaptor subunit; the encoded protein is MKFQNYIQLYISVLLLVLSLSFSSCSANEPAEEATQTDTSSSEEKTNIVSLTQAQYQNAGITLGNIESRSLSSNIQVNGVLDVPPQNLVSISTPLGGFVRKTDLLQGMRVRKGQLLAVIENQDFIQLQQDYLESKSKLEYLDLEYKRQQELSQENVSAAKTFQQTTADYKSMQAKVHALEERMRLAGLSLSAVQQGKISSTVPVYAPISGYVADVNVNIGKFVQPTDVMFTIIDTEHLHVELTVFEKDVPSLKEGQKVRYILVNDPSKERTAEVYLIGRQISAERTVRVHAHKDTEEPQMLPGMFVKAVIETGGRQVSSLPQEAVVHTNGKDYIFIYQQAQKQGSDTLHVFEQVEVTKGLQENEYVEVNSVENMPLQGKQIVTKGAFSLLSHLQNGGSAEGEHEL
- a CDS encoding RNA polymerase sigma factor, with translation MDADQLTFSDQGYIRLTQNKDLQYEQELILWRDFKNGDMAAYATIYKKYFLVLYQYGKKISNDPEVVKDTIQDLFIKLWNNRENLKETTSIKYYLLTSLKRKLIDSLRSPQARFEAHTESLEQDLFVIGEPEEEILSKKEDVLKALNRLSTHQQKLVQLKFYKNLSNHEIAQEMGITIQSVYNSVFKTLKSLRNQLSILIIALLLHL
- a CDS encoding FecR family protein, which produces MSYQYYTANDFALDPDFRQWVIQPTEENARFWNNWIQEHPGKQAEIATAVELVRVAGLPADAVANQAFLEVWTNLQVNARQQVKTRRIESVLRYSRMAAIWIGFMLLAGYLFWKLDQPAGPVIHTTGFGEIKKITLADGSHITLNANSSIRLADKNWRNAASREVFLTGEAFFEVAKTKDKKSFTVTTADSIRVQVLGTEFNVNTRREKTAVYLQSGKVQLKASAIQLVMKPGDFAHYNKDDKQLKVALMKEESQLAWKNNLFVFDDTPLLDIAQELEDIYGIKVHISDTFLAQKRFTAKVPRNKVDVLLKVLAETLQVDIKRQNKEVQIQSRNTPVK
- a CDS encoding SusC/RagA family TonB-linked outer membrane protein, whose protein sequence is MVYTLRRSIKAVLAFMCSICLFQMASAQDLSYVKHENSKRIQQETTEKLLLTVIHDLEKELHVNFAYQKKHLNGKYVQYKPMNGKSLETYLAEVLNPLKLTFKKVENIYVIQPMEEGVYQIKPQSNLPIPATYSASAFAVTITGNVTSQDDGQALPGVNVLLKGSTTGTTTDPDGNYSLSVPDAEGTLVFSFIGYAPQEVAIGGRTTINVVMAQEAQALNEVVVTALGIEREKKALAYSVSEVKGSEFTQAREVNVANALSGKIAGVNATGMATGPGGSSRIIIRGNGSLAGNNQPLYVINGMPIDNSIPGGGTTTGGEGINVDRGDGIAGINPDDIESISVLKGGPAAALYGSRAANGVILITTKKGRAQKGIGVEYNTTLTLESPSIYPKYQYEYGQGFDGRKPLTRAEALSSGRLSYGARMDGLPSIQFDGVERPYSPVNVKDNIKNFYRTGSTYVNTVALTGGNESINYRFSLSDTDAKSLQPNSKFNRKTANLNLNAFLGKKLSIEAVAQYNLEKAHNRPDVGYADVNAAWSTYLLANTVDIRSLSPGYDENGKEIEWNPVPIANNAYFVTNRFQNDDTKNRFIGQANIRYAILDNLSIRGSVSKDFYNFNYVGVTPTGTAYSPLGGYESIKSEVSETNSMLTLNYNTSIAGSFNFSAMAGGNIQRGLNNETSISGSQFIIPYFYSYTNLSTLTTRPNNRRTGINSVFGSADVDYKGIIFLSFTGRQDWFSTLSAQNNSIFYPSIGGSLVLSEAIQLPSSISFLKLRGSWAQVGGATPDPYIINQTFSMVQGGHNGRPVQAISSTLLNNPDLRPLTSTTSEIGIDLQLLNKRLGLDVTLYNRKTTDDIVQTDISTASGYTRALLNVGELSNKGIEVLLTGSPVRTEKFSWDVSYNMAYNKSEIVQLAEGLNSVGVANGIGGATITNEVGRPYGIIKGYKIKTNANGQVVFNTNSGYEVRSDLMELGLGVPPLTMGLTNNFSYKNFSLSVLLDGKFGNKIYSNLNQYAYRFGLLKETLPGRDNGLTLNGVDEEGNPYERVVPIEQLDTYYDNRKNYTDLFVYDGSFIKLRQVILSYNLPVSYIKFIRIQSASLSLVGRNLAILYSHATNSDPESSYTSGNGQGLEALSIPRTRSYGLNLLVKF